The Methanoculleus marisnigri JR1 genome window below encodes:
- a CDS encoding radical SAM protein: MEWKRLKARVLGTGSVRLSGEPADEYVSRSAAGPTAGTPGSLFFSPVAGRRVRAGIDDTSPIEIVHLGDGAADLLVDGEVVAGRLEPAALHCPRQAYITVSGTCIFCCRYCPVPALPGRRKEVDEIVRMVGSVADRIDAISITSGVASSIEEEEAYVLEVVAALRPFNLPIGVSIYPCPGTPARLHALGVAEVKFNIEAATPELFTAMCPGLSWEGVWESLSTSVTLFGRGRVYSNVIVGLGETDEDLERVMEDLAAIGVIPVLRPLTPAASLAGMPRPSAERLLSLFEVHGRILRRAGLDPRRALTMCSACTGCDLTPGRDA, encoded by the coding sequence ATGGAATGGAAGCGGCTGAAAGCCCGGGTGCTCGGGACAGGCTCCGTCCGCCTCTCCGGCGAACCTGCGGACGAATACGTCTCACGCTCCGCCGCGGGCCCCACTGCCGGCACGCCCGGTTCGCTCTTCTTCTCGCCTGTCGCCGGCCGGCGTGTCCGGGCCGGCATCGATGATACCAGCCCCATCGAGATCGTTCATCTGGGAGACGGCGCGGCCGACCTCCTCGTCGACGGCGAAGTCGTCGCCGGCCGGCTCGAACCTGCTGCTCTCCACTGTCCCCGCCAGGCCTACATCACGGTCAGCGGGACGTGCATCTTTTGCTGCCGCTACTGCCCGGTGCCGGCGCTCCCCGGCCGGCGAAAGGAGGTCGACGAGATCGTCCGCATGGTCGGGAGCGTCGCCGACCGGATCGACGCCATCTCGATCACGAGCGGTGTCGCCTCCTCGATCGAGGAGGAGGAGGCCTACGTCCTCGAGGTCGTTGCGGCGCTCCGCCCGTTCAATCTCCCCATCGGCGTCTCGATCTACCCCTGCCCCGGGACCCCGGCCCGGCTTCACGCGCTCGGCGTCGCCGAGGTGAAGTTCAACATCGAGGCGGCGACCCCCGAACTCTTCACGGCAATGTGCCCCGGGCTCTCGTGGGAAGGGGTCTGGGAGTCGCTCTCGACTTCCGTCACGCTCTTCGGGAGGGGAAGAGTCTATTCGAACGTCATCGTCGGCCTCGGGGAGACCGATGAAGACCTGGAGCGGGTGATGGAAGACCTCGCCGCCATCGGGGTCATCCCGGTTCTGCGCCCCCTCACCCCGGCGGCGTCTCTTGCGGGGATGCCCCGCCCCTCCGCCGAACGGCTGCTCTCGCTCTTCGAGGTTCACGGGAGGATCCTCCGCCGGGCGGGGCTCGACCCCCGCCGGGCGCTGACGATGTGTTCGGCGTGCACCGGGTGCGATCTTACGCCGGGGAGGGACGCATGA
- a CDS encoding homocitrate synthase family protein — protein sequence MKPWNIEICDVTLRDGEQTPGVSFTRDEKMTIAALLDEIGVEVIEAGFPVVSAAEKECVAAIARAGLSARVCCLARALKPDIEAALDCDVDMVSIFFATSDLHIRHKYRKSREEVLEDALDMVEFAADHGVQVRFAAEDASRTDPAFLIEMYTRGVERGANLVSFADTVGCLTPLEIHAVVTRLLGAAPLPLCIHCHNDLGLATANTVTAAAAGAFQLHTTVNGIGERAGNAALEQVLAVLRLKGGVDRYDLTRLQEISRLVARASGVAPERTRPIVGENAFAHESGIHIAAILCDPTTYEYVPPELVGGERRFVLGKHTGRRALEHVAKAYGFDLSEEEARWVLEQVKQKSEGKCSVTREVLCSLLRAAKEGIVQ from the coding sequence ATGAAACCGTGGAATATCGAGATCTGTGATGTAACGCTGCGAGACGGGGAGCAGACTCCCGGCGTCTCGTTTACCCGCGATGAGAAGATGACGATCGCGGCATTGCTCGACGAGATCGGCGTGGAGGTGATCGAGGCCGGGTTTCCCGTGGTCTCCGCGGCGGAGAAGGAGTGCGTCGCGGCCATTGCCCGGGCTGGTCTATCTGCCCGGGTCTGCTGTCTCGCACGGGCGCTCAAGCCCGATATCGAGGCGGCGCTCGACTGCGACGTGGATATGGTCAGCATATTCTTCGCGACCTCCGATCTTCACATCCGGCACAAGTACCGAAAATCCCGCGAAGAGGTGCTCGAGGACGCTCTTGACATGGTGGAGTTCGCCGCCGATCACGGCGTGCAGGTGCGGTTCGCCGCCGAAGACGCTTCGCGAACCGACCCGGCGTTTCTCATCGAGATGTATACCCGTGGCGTCGAGCGCGGCGCGAACCTCGTCAGTTTCGCCGATACCGTCGGCTGCCTCACGCCGCTCGAGATTCACGCGGTCGTCACCCGTCTCCTCGGCGCGGCCCCCCTTCCGCTCTGTATCCACTGCCACAACGACCTCGGGCTTGCGACGGCAAACACCGTCACGGCCGCGGCCGCCGGGGCGTTCCAGCTCCACACCACCGTCAACGGCATCGGGGAGCGTGCGGGCAACGCGGCACTCGAACAGGTGCTCGCCGTCCTGCGGCTGAAGGGCGGCGTCGACCGCTACGATCTTACCCGCCTGCAGGAGATCTCGCGCCTGGTCGCCCGGGCTTCGGGCGTTGCCCCGGAACGCACCCGGCCGATCGTCGGTGAGAACGCCTTTGCCCACGAGAGCGGGATCCATATCGCCGCGATCCTCTGCGATCCGACGACCTACGAGTACGTCCCGCCGGAACTGGTGGGCGGCGAACGACGGTTCGTCCTCGGAAAGCATACGGGGCGGCGGGCGCTCGAGCACGTCGCGAAAGCCTACGGGTTCGACCTCTCCGAAGAGGAGGCGCGGTGGGTGCTCGAGCAGGTGAAACAGAAGAGCGAGGGCAAGTGCAGCGTCACCCGCGAGGTGCTCTGCAGTCTTCTGCGAGCGGCAAAGGAGGGGATCGTCCAGTGA
- a CDS encoding thiamine pyrophosphate-dependent enzyme produces the protein MKGAEALARAIRQSADRCYAVPGYPVSEVAALAGALNTVNEKTALEYALGDSLSGRRAAVFVKHVGLNACADPLVHATAQGLRSGVVIVAADDVGAAASDVVQDSRYYGEVARVPVLEPDGETLGLAVEAAFEASETFSRVAIVRVTPDLLDANVPEPLSAPRRRREGCLADPGLTMAGRAQATDRRTAAMFAWSRSSPLNRFSGGKHRAVTVYPPPAAPDVLAALHETGRPFLREHRLLDPPEAAGEPERFSGRGYYRTFCRNCPFHPTLAILRERNLRAACDAGCAILAMNPPYRIGVATYGLGSSVAVAATGPGVALTGDYALLHSGLNALIDVYERKLPLLCIVFANNRMGMTGGHPVPDILRYIAWANPVVCAADDIGALRRALVVPDDGPRTVVIEGSCPEGETHETVEYRDL, from the coding sequence ATGAAGGGCGCCGAAGCGCTCGCCCGGGCAATCCGGCAGTCGGCTGATCGGTGCTATGCCGTCCCCGGCTACCCGGTATCGGAGGTTGCCGCTCTGGCAGGGGCCTTAAACACCGTCAACGAGAAGACGGCGCTCGAGTACGCCCTCGGCGACTCCCTCTCCGGGAGGAGGGCCGCCGTATTCGTCAAGCACGTCGGCCTCAACGCCTGTGCCGACCCGCTCGTTCACGCCACCGCCCAGGGCCTCCGGTCGGGCGTCGTGATCGTCGCCGCCGACGACGTCGGCGCGGCGGCTTCAGACGTCGTGCAGGACTCCCGCTACTACGGCGAGGTGGCCCGGGTTCCGGTGCTGGAGCCCGACGGCGAGACGCTCGGCCTTGCCGTTGAAGCGGCGTTCGAGGCGTCGGAGACCTTCTCAAGGGTCGCCATCGTCAGGGTCACGCCCGACCTCCTGGACGCGAACGTGCCCGAACCCCTCTCCGCTCCGCGGCGGCGCCGGGAGGGGTGCCTCGCCGACCCCGGACTCACGATGGCCGGCCGGGCGCAGGCTACGGACCGGCGGACCGCGGCGATGTTTGCCTGGTCGCGTTCCTCTCCCCTCAACCGGTTCTCGGGCGGCAAACACCGTGCCGTCACCGTCTACCCGCCACCGGCCGCCCCGGACGTGCTCGCCGCGCTCCACGAGACCGGCCGCCCCTTCCTCCGGGAGCACCGGTTGCTCGATCCGCCTGAAGCCGCCGGGGAGCCGGAACGGTTCTCGGGCCGCGGCTACTACCGGACGTTCTGCCGGAACTGCCCGTTCCACCCGACCCTTGCCATCCTCCGCGAACGCAACCTGCGGGCGGCCTGCGACGCCGGGTGCGCGATCCTCGCGATGAACCCGCCCTACCGCATCGGCGTCGCCACCTACGGCCTCGGCTCGTCGGTCGCCGTGGCCGCGACCGGCCCGGGCGTCGCGCTCACCGGCGACTACGCGCTCCTGCATTCGGGCCTGAACGCCCTCATCGACGTCTACGAACGCAAACTTCCGCTCCTCTGTATCGTCTTTGCGAACAACCGGATGGGGATGACCGGCGGTCACCCCGTTCCCGACATCCTTCGCTACATCGCCTGGGCGAACCCGGTCGTCTGCGCCGCAGACGATATCGGGGCGCTTCGCCGGGCTCTCGTCGTCCCGGATGACGGCCCCCGGACGGTGGTGATCGAAGGCTCCTGCCCTGAAGGTGAGACCCATGAAACCGTGGAATATCGAGATCTGTGA